The genomic region GCCTGGAGTCAGGCGAACAGGAATGCGCATGGGACGCTGGATGGGAAAACAACTGAAGATGACCACCGATTTTCTTCAGCTGGCCGGACCCCAGATCACCCGGAAACGATACGACATTACCGATCCCGCCGATTTCCGGTCCTTCATGGCCGGAAGTCCGGTACCCAACCATCCGGGCGAAACGGGACAGGTGGCTGTTTTTTACAGGAATTGCTGCCTGGGAAGCGGATTGGCACAGGGTGGGCAGATTAAATCACAGATTCCCACTGCAAAACGATACTTGCCTGGGAATATGAAACCAGGAAGGGATTCTGAATCAGATATCGGTTGATTTTTTCAGGAAGGTGAACAATTCCCTGAGGTTGAATGGCTTGGCCAGTAAACCAATGGCACCATCCTGAATCATGGAATCGACCTCATACCGATCGTTGTATCCCGAGCAGATCAGAACCCGTTGGGAAGGATTCTGGGTGATGATCTGCCGGAAAACTTCTTCTCCGTTCATCACCGGCATCACCATATCAAGGATCACCAGATCCCATGATTCCGGGGCTTCCCGGTAGAGACGCATGCCTTCTTCTCCATCGGGCGCAGTCACCACACGAAAGTTAACCGAACTCAGGACATCGGTCATCAGGTGTCTGATCAGGTATTCATCGTCAATGACAAGAATACGCTTTCCCTGACCATCAATGCTGGTCAACCAGTTTTCACTGGTATCGGATCCCGAGGGCCGGGAGGCAAATTCAGGAGAAGCAAACAGAGAAAACACTTTTATGTCTTTTTTAAGGATTGCGGTGATAAAAATAAGAATCCCTGAAGGAAGATACCAACAATTCATCATCTTCTAATGTTATTTTGATCACATTGAACACCTCTCAGGTTACCTTTGAATGTAATCAGTCACAGGATGTACACATGGATGCAATTCTCACTGGATTCAGTTTTGGATTTTTGCATGTTTTTTCAGGTCCGGATCATCTGGCAGCCGTGGCCCCACTCAGTGCAAATGCAAACCGCAAGGGCTGGCTGACCGGACTTCGCTGGGGTTTTGGGCATTCCACCGGCGTTCTGGTAATTGGAATTCTTGCCCTGATGTTCAGGGAATGGCTTGATATTGAGCTGATCAGTTCGGTGAATGAAAAACTGGTTGCCATCGTTCTCATCGGAATTGGTGCATGGGGACTTCTGACCCTGAGAAAAACCACCATCCACCGGCATTCCCATGATCACCCGGGTCATGACCATGAACATCTGCATGTGCATGTCGGTAATACCAGTCACCATCAGCACCGTCTGGCCCACACTGCCGTCGGAGTCGGGATTATCCATGGTCTGGCCGGCAGTTCCCATCTTTTCGGAATACTCCCTGCCCTGGCTTTCCCAGATACCGTTAGTGTTATTCTGTACCTGACCGCCTTCACAGTCGGAACACTGGCAGCCATGTCGGGTTTCGGAGGACTCACCGGTCTGATCGCCCACCGGTTTCAGCTTGCCGGACCCAGGTGGATTTCCGGGTTTATGGTGACCTGCTCGCTTTCTGCCGTTGTGGTGGGACTTTTCTGGTTCTTTATCTGACCGGACCCATCCATGGGCACCCTGACTACCATCCGGAAGGAAATCACCGTCAGGGGACGGGTTCAGGGAGTTGGATTCCGGCCGTTGGTCTACCAGCTGGCCTATGCCTGTGAGCTAACCGGTTACGTCTACAATTTTGGTCCCGGGGTATTTATGGCCCTTGAAGGACACCCCAACCAGTTAGATCAGTTTTCACACCGACTCAGAACTCAGCTTCCTCCTCATGCCGCCATCACCGGTTGGTATGAAACGACTCTTCCTGCCACCGGGTTGACCACCTTCATCATCGCAGAAAGTCCGGGCGGATTCCCTCCTGAAGCTGATATCACTCCAGATCTGGCCACATGTCCGGATTGTCTGAAAGAACTGTTTGATCCGGCCGACCGGCGTTATCTGTATCCGTTCATCAACTGTACAGCCTGCGGACCGCGTTTCTCCATTATTGAGGCCTTGCCATACGACCGGCCCCGTACCACAATGAAAACGTTTCCCCTTTGTCCGGATTGTTTTGCCGAGTACCACAACCCGATGAACCGGCGTTTTCATGCCCAGCCGGTGGCCTGTCCGGTGTGCGGACCATCGGTAACTCTGGTCACACAAAAAGGAGAACCAATCCAAACCGGTCAAAAGGCCATCGAAGAGGTTTGCAGATTGATTCTGAACGGAAGCCTGGCTGCAGTAAAAGGTCTGGGCGGATTTCAGTTATTGTGCGATGCAACGTCAGACGCAGCGGTGCAGTTGCTTCGTCAGCGAAAACACCGCGAGGAAAAACCCTTTGCAGTCATGCTGCCCGACGACACCTGGATTGATAAAGTGGTAGTCTGCAACGAGGTTGCCCGGCCTTTGCTGACCAGTCAGTCCTCACCGATTGTTCTGCTTCCGGCTAAAGAGAAAAACCCGATCAGCAAATGGGTCAATCCGGGAAATCCGACACTGGGGGTGATGCTTCCTTACACCCCGCTTCATCACCTGATCATGCGCCTGGCTGGCCGGCCGCTTGTTGCCACGAGCGGCAACCGGAGCGATGAACCCATTTGTACGGATAATCAGGAGGCACTCGACCGTCTTGGCGACATTGCCGATGTATTCCTGATACACAACCGGCCTATCAAACGTCCTGTGGATGATTCGGTGGTCAGGGTTGTGGGCAACCGGACCCTGGTGATGCGGCGTGCACGGGGATATGCTCCGATTCCCTTTCAACTTCCTGGAACCACCGGAGAGACCGTTGCGGCCACCGGTGGATTTCTGAAAAATACCGTGGCTCTGCACACCGGGGAAAAAATCCTCATCAGTCAGCATATTGGTGATTTATCCACCGAAGAGGCCATACATCATCATCAGGCCGTACTGAATGACATCGGAAATCTGTATGATCTGAAACCAACCGTCTGGATCAGCGATCTGCATCCGGACTATCCATCGACACGTACGGCCCTGAACCAAACCGGAAAACAGAGTTCCGTTCAGCATCACATTTCCCATCTGGCTGCCTGCCGGCTTGAATATGGCATTCGGGGCCCCGCACTCGGGTTCTCCTGGGATGGAACCGGGCTGGCAGAGGATGGAAGCATTGCCGGCAGTGAAATGGTGCAGACCAATGATCATGATTTCAAACACATCGGGCGGTTTCTTCCCTTTCCGCTTCCTGGTGGCGATTCGGCTGCGCGCGACGTCTGGAAACCCGGGCTTTCCCTGCTTTCGGCTTCATTCGGAAATACAGAACCAGAAATGGAACAGTTGATTTCGGAATGGCCGGTAAAGAAAACCGACCTTGCCATTTACCGGCAGTTACTTGGAAGACCTTCGGTTCAATGTTCAAGTGCAGGCCGGGTATTCGACGGACTTTCTGCCTGCCTGGGGCTGTCGTTCCGAAATTCCTTCGAAGGTCAGGCAGCCATGGCGCTGGAGTTTCACTCACGGGAATCGGAAGCAGCTCCTTATCCGTGGCAGTGGCTCGGATCAAATCCCACCTTTCTGGATTGGCGTCCCCTCATCCGATCGGCAGTGTCGGATCATCTGAAAGGAGTACCGGTTGGTGAAATCGGGTATCGGTTTCACCTGACTCTTACCGACATGATTCATTCTGTGGCACAACAGCAGGGGGTCAGTCAGATATTGCTGACCGGTGG from Bacteroidota bacterium harbors:
- a CDS encoding response regulator, coding for MFSLFASPEFASRPSGSDTSENWLTSIDGQGKRILVIDDEYLIRHLMTDVLSSVNFRVVTAPDGEEGMRLYREAPESWDLVILDMVMPVMNGEEVFRQIITQNPSQRVLICSGYNDRYEVDSMIQDGAIGLLAKPFNLRELFTFLKKSTDI
- a CDS encoding sulfite exporter TauE/SafE family protein; this translates as MDAILTGFSFGFLHVFSGPDHLAAVAPLSANANRKGWLTGLRWGFGHSTGVLVIGILALMFREWLDIELISSVNEKLVAIVLIGIGAWGLLTLRKTTIHRHSHDHPGHDHEHLHVHVGNTSHHQHRLAHTAVGVGIIHGLAGSSHLFGILPALAFPDTVSVILYLTAFTVGTLAAMSGFGGLTGLIAHRFQLAGPRWISGFMVTCSLSAVVVGLFWFFI
- the hypF gene encoding carbamoyltransferase HypF, coding for MGTLTTIRKEITVRGRVQGVGFRPLVYQLAYACELTGYVYNFGPGVFMALEGHPNQLDQFSHRLRTQLPPHAAITGWYETTLPATGLTTFIIAESPGGFPPEADITPDLATCPDCLKELFDPADRRYLYPFINCTACGPRFSIIEALPYDRPRTTMKTFPLCPDCFAEYHNPMNRRFHAQPVACPVCGPSVTLVTQKGEPIQTGQKAIEEVCRLILNGSLAAVKGLGGFQLLCDATSDAAVQLLRQRKHREEKPFAVMLPDDTWIDKVVVCNEVARPLLTSQSSPIVLLPAKEKNPISKWVNPGNPTLGVMLPYTPLHHLIMRLAGRPLVATSGNRSDEPICTDNQEALDRLGDIADVFLIHNRPIKRPVDDSVVRVVGNRTLVMRRARGYAPIPFQLPGTTGETVAATGGFLKNTVALHTGEKILISQHIGDLSTEEAIHHHQAVLNDIGNLYDLKPTVWISDLHPDYPSTRTALNQTGKQSSVQHHISHLAACRLEYGIRGPALGFSWDGTGLAEDGSIAGSEMVQTNDHDFKHIGRFLPFPLPGGDSAARDVWKPGLSLLSASFGNTEPEMEQLISEWPVKKTDLAIYRQLLGRPSVQCSSAGRVFDGLSACLGLSFRNSFEGQAAMALEFHSRESEAAPYPWQWLGSNPTFLDWRPLIRSAVSDHLKGVPVGEIGYRFHLTLTDMIHSVAQQQGVSQILLTGGCFQNQLLLSLTIDRLEKSGFKVFVPQQIPLNDGGLSAGQIAAYHFGWLKDR